Proteins co-encoded in one Salvia splendens isolate huo1 chromosome 4, SspV2, whole genome shotgun sequence genomic window:
- the LOC121800926 gene encoding protein FAR1-RELATED SEQUENCE 5-like codes for MLSSQRRITEVQAHEIDLADDIGLNQKSSFNLMSRQVGGRDGIGYTILDAKNYLRTERQRSMVYGEVGCLLKYFQDKLSKNPSFYHANQMDMEEHITNVFWADVRILTDYEYFGDVMSLDTTYCTNRDNRPLAVFSGFNHHRRAVIFGASLLYDETIASFKWLFETFLEAHKHKMPLIVFTDQDQAMAKALHEEGSCFLTDFKRCIYGFEDEAKFEEAWSNLLTQFNLHDNMWLKHMYSVKNEFILFAAAYIEHKDESGSLFEYVIRLINHDGEWRVTYDPSTKMIHCSCRRFEIIGLICCHSVKVFDVLDVKLLLENYILKRWTREARTSVVHDYVGNEVEENSEFQSVERYRRLCQMLIRLANEASVHQSTFSLVHETMPGLYKKVMEMCSKEDDQENRNNAKISSVVSHMMVSKAFKKKVGSKGSKRLKSWVELQPKRRKPNHKVQVVGAQNSLHIASPALPTSNACLERTGNYLSLTELLTHAHVSLIQLFDAALNGALEAHLASTIKIIEIHACTF; via the exons ATGTTATCTTCTCAACGTCGCATTACAGAAGTTCAAGCCCATGAGATAGATTTGGCAGATGATATTGGGCTCAATCAGAAATCTTCTTTTAATTTGATGAGCAGACAAGTTGGAGGAAGAGATGGCATTGGTTACACTATATTGGATGCTAAGAATTATCTTCGTACTGAGAGACAAAGAAGCATGGTATATGGTGAAGTCGGTTGCCTATTGAAATACTTTCAAGATAAGCTATCCAAAAATCCATCATTCTATCATGCGAACCAAATGGATATGGAAGAGCATATAACTAATGTTTTTTGGGCAGATGTAAGAATATTGACTGACTATGAGTACTTTGGCGATGTTATGTCATTAGATACCACTTATTGTACTAATCGTGATAATAGGCCCCTTGCCGTGTTCTCAGGTTTCAATCATCATAGAAGAGCTGTGATTTTCGGTGCATCACTTTTGTATGATGAAACAATAGCTTCATTTAAATGGTTGTTTGAAACTTTTTTGGAggcacacaaacacaaaatgcCTCTGATTGTCTTTACCGATCAAGATCAAGCTATGGCAAAAGCTTTGCACGAG GAAGGATCGTGCTTCTTGACAGATTTTAAAAGGTGTATATATGGCTTTGAGGATGAGGCCAAGTTTGAGGAGGCTTGGAGTAACTTATTGACACAGTTTAATCTCCATGACAACATGTGGTTGAAACATATGTACAGCGTGAAG AATGAGTTCATCTTGTTTGCAGCTGCATATATAGAGCATAAAGATGAGTCAGGATCATTATTCGAATATGTCATCAGACTAATCAATCATGATGGAGAATGGAGGGTGACCTATGATCCTAGTACAAAGATGATTCACTGTAGTTGTCGAAGGTTTGAGATTATAGGATTGATATGTTGTCATTCTGTGAAAGTGTTTGATGTGTTAGACGTGAAGTTGCTTCTagagaattatattcttaaAAGATGGACAAGAGAAGCTAGAACTAGTGTAGTGCACGACTATGTAGGCAATGAAGTTGAAGAAAATTCTGAATTTCAAAGTGTTGAGCGGTATAGGAGACTATGTCAAATGCTTATAAGGTTGGCTAATGAAGCTTCTGTTCACCAATCAACCTTCTCCTTGGTGCATGAAACGATGCCTGGTCTCTATAAAAAGGTAATGGAAATGTGTTCAAAAGAAGATGACCAAGAAAATAGGAACAATGCGAAGATTTCCTCAGTTGTCTCTCATATGATGGTATCAAAAGCATTCAAGAAAAAAGTTGGTTCAAAAGGTTCTAAACGATTGAAGAGTTGGGTAGAACTTCAACCAAAACGAAGGAAACCAAATCATAAAGTACAA GTTGTTGGAGCACAAAATTCATTGCATATTGCTAGTCCGGCACTTCCAACATCTAATGCATGCCTTGAAAGGACTGGAAATTATTTAAGTTTAACTGAATTGTTAACG CATGCACATGTTTCATTGATCCAATTATTCGATGCAGCACTAAATGGAGCTCTGGAGGCACATCTAGCATCAACTATCAAGATCATTGAAATTCATGCTTGTACTTTTTGA
- the LOC121799331 gene encoding lysine-specific demethylase JMJ25-like isoform X2, with translation MESEEVKVEEAHASMSKDEAILVEINGEIDTLKKEQSLTENFYVRKRRRLGVNHGEDCGESNGLVVKTGGSERRMVTYVRRGRVKREKWEGDLDMKENRYDVGDNENCVSSSSYAECSRGGKMELGDNVAGKEEGNDSEKERRKVEGEGWCLGVRQARIKAMEKIKTVLMNVSDDKEDVLSNRGKKGIHRKMNNNGTSLEDNEVGAKIDQMEDEKTKLRRSMRCKGKGKGEGEELNESVAKTRVGRKKDDNGFLESTMCHQCQRNDKREIVRCTRCKTKRYCIHCIKTWYPDMPAEAFAEACPVCQLNCNCKSCLRMEVPIETAAKIKEKLNFKVGDEQKIQYSKYMIKVLLPFIEQINKEQMIERELEAKIQGVSVSDTKIIETAMGADERIYCDNCRTSIVDYHRSCPRCSYDLCLTCCRELRDGHLQGGEKGPSFKYVDYGYDYLHGGKKSVQASTMENKLDDSPCSPSQWKLEENDVILCPPKTKGGCGEESLVLNCLLPDDYVSNLLVEAKKIFDAPKIKCAPECLERSCSCSKFLNGDDFMAQKTCKAASREDSSDNNLYTPSAVDIEHGDLKHFQWHWSKGEPVIVSNVLETTLGLSWEPMVMWRAFRQVKNLDHDTLLDVTAITCLDWCEVDVNVRQFFNGYSDTYKSQFDDQGWPQILKLKDWPPSTLFEKLLPRHGLEFISCLPFKEYTHPEEGHLNLVTKLPSQSIKPDMGPKTYIAYGFREELGRGDSVTKLHCDMSDAVNVLTHIKGVSIQPKHLDKIKEVKAKHAAQDQMEIFGVVQMEIDEQVKANMNNQIQLSGGKVDVGLNLCSGSLDDAESGALWDIFRKQDVPKLEEYLKRHFNEFRHIYGNLLPEVIHPIHDQTIYLLTEHKKRLKEEYGIEPWTFIQRLGDAVIIPAGCPHQVRNLKSCTKVALDFVSPENIPSCFQLTEEFRLLPLDHRAKEDKLEVKKMLIHAMRSAVDDVNGVESSQPVKGVKSSRTGN, from the exons ATGGAAAGCGAGGAAGTGAAGGTTGAAGAAGCTCATGCTTCAATGTCGAAAGACGAAGCAATTTTGGTCGAAATTAACGGCGAAATCGATACCCTAAAGAAGGAGCAATCGCTTACTGAAAATTTCTATGTCAGGAAGAGACGCCGGCTTGGAGTGAATCACGGCGAAGATTGTGGGGAAAGTAACGGTCTCGTCGTGAAAACTGGAGGATCAGAGCGACGGATGGTGACTTACGTGAGACGCGGTAGGgtgaagagagagaaatgggAAGGGGATTTGGATATGAAAGAGAATCGCTACGATGTCGGAGACAACGAAAATTgtgtttcttcttcttcgtatgCAGAGTGTAGTAGAGGGGGAAAGATGGAATTAGGGGATAATGTAGCTGGAAAGGAAGAGGGGAATGATTCGGAGAAGGAAAGGAGGAAGGTAGAGGGTGAAGGGTGGTGCTTGGGGGTTAGACAGGCAAGGATAAAGGCTATGGAGAAGATAAAAACAGTGTTGATGAATGTCAGTGATGATAAAGAGGATGTGTTATCAAATAGGGGGAAGAAGGGGATTCACAGAAAGATGAATAACAATGGAACTTCACTTGAAGATAATGAGGTCGGAGCTAAAATAGACCAAATGGAGGATGAGAAGACTAAGCTGAGAAGGAGTATGCGTTGtaaagggaaggggaagggTGAAGGAGAAGAGCTAAATGAAAGTGTTGCAAAGACCAGAGTTGGACGGAAAAAGGATGATAAT GGGTTTCTGGAATCAACGATGTGTCACCAATGTCAGAGAAATGACAAAAGAGAAATTGTTCGGTGCACTAGATGTAAGACGAAGCGGTATTGCATTCACTGTATAAAGACCTG GTACCCTGACATGCCAGCTGAAGCTTTTGCAGAGGCGTGTCCTGTTTGTCAACTGAACTGCAATTGCAAATCATGTTTACGCATGGAAGTTCCTATTGAA ACTGCTGCCAAGATTAAGGAGAAGTTGAACTTCAAAGTTGGCGATGAGCAGAAGATTCAGTATTCTAAGTACATGATAAAAGTTCTCCTGCCATTTATTGAACAGATTAACAAAGAACAAATGATAGAGAGAGAACTCGAGGCTAAGATTCAAG GAGTATCAGTTtcagacactaaaatcattgaAACAGCAATGGGTGCAGATGAGCGCATTTATTG TGACAACTGTCGAACTTCTATTGTTGACTACCACAGAAGCTGTCCACGGTGCTCCTATGACCTCTGCCTTACTTGTTGTCGAGAACTTAGGGATGGGCACTTGCAGGGAGGTGAAAAAGGACCATCTTTTAAATATGTCGACTATGGGTATGATTATCTGCATGGTGGAAAAAAGAGTGTTCAGGCTTCGACAATGGAGAATAAGTTGGATGATAGTCCCTGTTCTCCATCACAATGGAAATTAGAGGAAAATGATGTCATTTTGTGTCCCCCTAAAACCAAGGGAGGCTGTGGTGAAGAAAGTTTGGTATTGAATTGCTTGTTACCTGATGATTATGTTTCAAATTTACTTGTGgaagcaaaaaaaatatttgatgcGCCCAAAATTAAATGTGCCCCTGAATGCCTCGAGAGAAGCTGTTCCTGTTCAAAATTCTTGAATGGAGATGATTTCATGGCCCAAAAGACATGTAAAGCAGCCTCGCGAGAAGATTCTAGTGACAATAATTTATACACTCCGTCAGCTGTAGACATTGAGCATGGGGATCTAAAACATTTCCAGTGGCATTGGTCAAAGGGTGAGCCAGTAATAGTGAGCAATGTACTGGAAACTACCCTTGGCTTGAGTTGGGAACCTATGGTTATGTGGCGTGCCTTCCGACAGGTTAAAAACCTTGACCACGATACACTTCTCGATGTGACTGCTATTACATGCCTCGATTGGTGTGAG GTGGATGTGAATGTTCGACAATTTTTCAATGGGTATTCGGACACATATAAGTCACAATTTGATGATCAGGGGTGGCCTCAAATACTAAAACTGAAAGACTGGCCTCCATCTACATTATTTGAGAAGTTGTTGCCTCGCCATGGCCTTGAATTTATAAGCTGCTTACCGTTTAAAGAGTATACACATCCTGAAGAAGGACACTTAAATCTTGTAACTAAGCTTCCTTCACAGTCTATTAAACCTGATATGGGGCCAAAAACCTACATAGCTTATGGATTTAGAGAAGAGCTAGGGCGTGGAGATTCTGTAACAAAGCTTCACTGTGATATGTCTGATGCG GTTAATGTCTTGACACATATAAAAGGAGTTTCAATTCAACCTAAGCATCTTGATAAAATCAAAGAAGTCAAAGCAAAACATGCTGCTCAAGATCAAATGGAGATTTTTGGAGTTGTTCAGATGGAAATTGATGAACAAGTGAAAGCCAACATGAACAATCAGATACAACTTTCTGGAGGAAAAGTGGATGTAGGTCTCAATTTGTGTAGTGGTAGTCTTGATGATGCGGAGAGTGGAGCTCTTTGGGACATCTTTAGGAAACAAGACGTTCCTAAACTAGAGGAGTATCTCAAAAGGCACTTCAATGAGTTCAGGCATATCTATGGCAATCTGCTTCCAGAG GTTATCCATCCAATTCATGACCAAACTATTTACTTATTAACAGAGCACAAAAAACGACTTAAGGAGGAATATG GAATTGAACCATGGACATTTATACAGAGGTTAGGAGATGCAGTCATTATACCAGCGGGCTGCCCTCATCAAGTCCGAAATTTGAAG TCTTGCACTAAAGTCGCGCTTGATTTTGTGTCGCCTGAAAATATTCCTTCGTGCTTTCAACTGACTGAAGAGTTTCGTCTGCTTCCCTTGGATCATCGGGCTAAGGAAGACAAGCTGGAg GTGAAGAAAATGTTGATTCATGCAATGAGGAGCGCTGTGGATGATGTGAACGGAGTCGAGTCATCACAGCCTGTAAAGGGAGTCAAGTCATCCCGTACTG GTAATTAA
- the LOC121799331 gene encoding lysine-specific demethylase JMJ25-like isoform X1: MESEEVKVEEAHASMSKDEAILVEINGEIDTLKKEQSLTENFYVRKRRRLGVNHGEDCGESNGLVVKTGGSERRMVTYVRRGRVKREKWEGDLDMKENRYDVGDNENCVSSSSYAECSRGGKMELGDNVAGKEEGNDSEKERRKVEGEGWCLGVRQARIKAMEKIKTVLMNVSDDKEDVLSNRGKKGIHRKMNNNGTSLEDNEVGAKIDQMEDEKTKLRRSMRCKGKGKGEGEELNESVAKTRVGRKKDDNGFLESTMCHQCQRNDKREIVRCTRCKTKRYCIHCIKTWYPDMPAEAFAEACPVCQLNCNCKSCLRMEVPIETAAKIKEKLNFKVGDEQKIQYSKYMIKVLLPFIEQINKEQMIERELEAKIQGVSVSDTKIIETAMGADERIYCDNCRTSIVDYHRSCPRCSYDLCLTCCRELRDGHLQGGEKGPSFKYVDYGYDYLHGGKKSVQASTMENKLDDSPCSPSQWKLEENDVILCPPKTKGGCGEESLVLNCLLPDDYVSNLLVEAKKIFDAPKIKCAPECLERSCSCSKFLNGDDFMAQKTCKAASREDSSDNNLYTPSAVDIEHGDLKHFQWHWSKGEPVIVSNVLETTLGLSWEPMVMWRAFRQVKNLDHDTLLDVTAITCLDWCEVDVNVRQFFNGYSDTYKSQFDDQGWPQILKLKDWPPSTLFEKLLPRHGLEFISCLPFKEYTHPEEGHLNLVTKLPSQSIKPDMGPKTYIAYGFREELGRGDSVTKLHCDMSDAVNVLTHIKGVSIQPKHLDKIKEVKAKHAAQDQMEIFGVVQMEIDEQVKANMNNQIQLSGGKVDVGLNLCSGSLDDAESGALWDIFRKQDVPKLEEYLKRHFNEFRHIYGNLLPEVIHPIHDQTIYLLTEHKKRLKEEYGIEPWTFIQRLGDAVIIPAGCPHQVRNLKSCTKVALDFVSPENIPSCFQLTEEFRLLPLDHRAKEDKLEARLQVKKMLIHAMRSAVDDVNGVESSQPVKGVKSSRTGN; the protein is encoded by the exons ATGGAAAGCGAGGAAGTGAAGGTTGAAGAAGCTCATGCTTCAATGTCGAAAGACGAAGCAATTTTGGTCGAAATTAACGGCGAAATCGATACCCTAAAGAAGGAGCAATCGCTTACTGAAAATTTCTATGTCAGGAAGAGACGCCGGCTTGGAGTGAATCACGGCGAAGATTGTGGGGAAAGTAACGGTCTCGTCGTGAAAACTGGAGGATCAGAGCGACGGATGGTGACTTACGTGAGACGCGGTAGGgtgaagagagagaaatgggAAGGGGATTTGGATATGAAAGAGAATCGCTACGATGTCGGAGACAACGAAAATTgtgtttcttcttcttcgtatgCAGAGTGTAGTAGAGGGGGAAAGATGGAATTAGGGGATAATGTAGCTGGAAAGGAAGAGGGGAATGATTCGGAGAAGGAAAGGAGGAAGGTAGAGGGTGAAGGGTGGTGCTTGGGGGTTAGACAGGCAAGGATAAAGGCTATGGAGAAGATAAAAACAGTGTTGATGAATGTCAGTGATGATAAAGAGGATGTGTTATCAAATAGGGGGAAGAAGGGGATTCACAGAAAGATGAATAACAATGGAACTTCACTTGAAGATAATGAGGTCGGAGCTAAAATAGACCAAATGGAGGATGAGAAGACTAAGCTGAGAAGGAGTATGCGTTGtaaagggaaggggaagggTGAAGGAGAAGAGCTAAATGAAAGTGTTGCAAAGACCAGAGTTGGACGGAAAAAGGATGATAAT GGGTTTCTGGAATCAACGATGTGTCACCAATGTCAGAGAAATGACAAAAGAGAAATTGTTCGGTGCACTAGATGTAAGACGAAGCGGTATTGCATTCACTGTATAAAGACCTG GTACCCTGACATGCCAGCTGAAGCTTTTGCAGAGGCGTGTCCTGTTTGTCAACTGAACTGCAATTGCAAATCATGTTTACGCATGGAAGTTCCTATTGAA ACTGCTGCCAAGATTAAGGAGAAGTTGAACTTCAAAGTTGGCGATGAGCAGAAGATTCAGTATTCTAAGTACATGATAAAAGTTCTCCTGCCATTTATTGAACAGATTAACAAAGAACAAATGATAGAGAGAGAACTCGAGGCTAAGATTCAAG GAGTATCAGTTtcagacactaaaatcattgaAACAGCAATGGGTGCAGATGAGCGCATTTATTG TGACAACTGTCGAACTTCTATTGTTGACTACCACAGAAGCTGTCCACGGTGCTCCTATGACCTCTGCCTTACTTGTTGTCGAGAACTTAGGGATGGGCACTTGCAGGGAGGTGAAAAAGGACCATCTTTTAAATATGTCGACTATGGGTATGATTATCTGCATGGTGGAAAAAAGAGTGTTCAGGCTTCGACAATGGAGAATAAGTTGGATGATAGTCCCTGTTCTCCATCACAATGGAAATTAGAGGAAAATGATGTCATTTTGTGTCCCCCTAAAACCAAGGGAGGCTGTGGTGAAGAAAGTTTGGTATTGAATTGCTTGTTACCTGATGATTATGTTTCAAATTTACTTGTGgaagcaaaaaaaatatttgatgcGCCCAAAATTAAATGTGCCCCTGAATGCCTCGAGAGAAGCTGTTCCTGTTCAAAATTCTTGAATGGAGATGATTTCATGGCCCAAAAGACATGTAAAGCAGCCTCGCGAGAAGATTCTAGTGACAATAATTTATACACTCCGTCAGCTGTAGACATTGAGCATGGGGATCTAAAACATTTCCAGTGGCATTGGTCAAAGGGTGAGCCAGTAATAGTGAGCAATGTACTGGAAACTACCCTTGGCTTGAGTTGGGAACCTATGGTTATGTGGCGTGCCTTCCGACAGGTTAAAAACCTTGACCACGATACACTTCTCGATGTGACTGCTATTACATGCCTCGATTGGTGTGAG GTGGATGTGAATGTTCGACAATTTTTCAATGGGTATTCGGACACATATAAGTCACAATTTGATGATCAGGGGTGGCCTCAAATACTAAAACTGAAAGACTGGCCTCCATCTACATTATTTGAGAAGTTGTTGCCTCGCCATGGCCTTGAATTTATAAGCTGCTTACCGTTTAAAGAGTATACACATCCTGAAGAAGGACACTTAAATCTTGTAACTAAGCTTCCTTCACAGTCTATTAAACCTGATATGGGGCCAAAAACCTACATAGCTTATGGATTTAGAGAAGAGCTAGGGCGTGGAGATTCTGTAACAAAGCTTCACTGTGATATGTCTGATGCG GTTAATGTCTTGACACATATAAAAGGAGTTTCAATTCAACCTAAGCATCTTGATAAAATCAAAGAAGTCAAAGCAAAACATGCTGCTCAAGATCAAATGGAGATTTTTGGAGTTGTTCAGATGGAAATTGATGAACAAGTGAAAGCCAACATGAACAATCAGATACAACTTTCTGGAGGAAAAGTGGATGTAGGTCTCAATTTGTGTAGTGGTAGTCTTGATGATGCGGAGAGTGGAGCTCTTTGGGACATCTTTAGGAAACAAGACGTTCCTAAACTAGAGGAGTATCTCAAAAGGCACTTCAATGAGTTCAGGCATATCTATGGCAATCTGCTTCCAGAG GTTATCCATCCAATTCATGACCAAACTATTTACTTATTAACAGAGCACAAAAAACGACTTAAGGAGGAATATG GAATTGAACCATGGACATTTATACAGAGGTTAGGAGATGCAGTCATTATACCAGCGGGCTGCCCTCATCAAGTCCGAAATTTGAAG TCTTGCACTAAAGTCGCGCTTGATTTTGTGTCGCCTGAAAATATTCCTTCGTGCTTTCAACTGACTGAAGAGTTTCGTCTGCTTCCCTTGGATCATCGGGCTAAGGAAGACAAGCTGGAg GCTCGTTTGCAGGTGAAGAAAATGTTGATTCATGCAATGAGGAGCGCTGTGGATGATGTGAACGGAGTCGAGTCATCACAGCCTGTAAAGGGAGTCAAGTCATCCCGTACTG GTAATTAA